In Falco peregrinus isolate bFalPer1 chromosome 9, bFalPer1.pri, whole genome shotgun sequence, the genomic stretch TTGTAGACATCAAAGGTCGGCCAGAAGGTAAATGCCCTTCCAGTCGTACGTCTAGAGGGAGATAGAGGTGGGCTGTTTAATCACAGGATAACACCCGTGAGAGGGAGCATTGCCCTTGTCTCCATTCCAGGCATGCGTCTTGTGACAAAACGCAGGTTGTGTCCGTGTTCAATGTGCCCAGACATGTTCCCCTGTCCATTGTTCGCTTCCACAGACATTTGTATTGGAACAAAACGCTTGGAATCTCCTGCCAGGACAAGCCTGATGTAATGGGTGCAGGCGCAAAGTCACCTCCCTTGCTCTTGACTTAGTCCAAACATGCAACCATGAGGCAGGTTGTACCATACCTGGAATAACATCTGCCAGAGCAACATTCAATCTGGTGGCGTTACTTTGAGGTGGATTTGTCCCACATCAGCGCTTTGCTCTGCGTGTCTGAGGTGGCTTTTGAGCTGGCGCTAGCACTGAGAGGGAGCTTGGCACGGgaactttcttccttttaaaatttcccAGCATCGTAGCTCCGGCTTTTATGAAGTGTGGTTGCAATAGCTTGTTGTTCCCTCTTGGAAGGTCGGGGTTGGGTTAGGGGGACTGGCTGGCAGTGTGTGTGCGTGTCCCCATGTGGCTGTGGCAGATGGGTTGCCCTCCCTTTGGAGGTGTGTTGGGCCTCCAATCCGTAGCAAAAGCCCCATTTGGCAGTGGCTAATTCTCTCCGATTTTAACTCTTGGGGGAGCTTTCTACAATCTGTGGGGTTGACAGACCAGAGGCAGAGGTTATTTTATGAGTGAGGAGGGTGATGTCCAAGCTGGAGACAGTAGCTTCTTGGGTAGCAAATAGAAGCGTATGGCTTTGCGTGGATGTTCCCTTAGGTCAAAGATTTCCTATCGTTGGAAACGTTGTCACCCTTATTCCAGAACAGCTGGCTTTGGTCCCTGCCCAAGCTCAGTCAGCTCCTACACAGTCAAGATATTTCAGAAACTTGGAAAaaatcctgctctgctcccatgTGACATCAATATACCAATGCTTTCAGAGCGCCTGTGAACTGATGCGTTGCTCTTGAAAAGCCCCCCCAAACCTCTAGTGCCTgctttttgactttttttttcccagctctaGTTTGAAACTCTGATTTAGATCAAGCATGAatcttctccccttcccaaTTCGACATTGTTGTTTTGTCACAATTAATTGCATGTCAGTTGAGAGTGGAACAACTGATTTCTGCCAGAGCAGAATTTGGGGCTATTATGAGTATGTTATATTTAACACCCTCTTGCTGTGATAAAAGGTGGTTTCCGCATTTGCAGGACCAGATCCTTGCTGGTGTTGCAGCTTTTGAAGTTAATTGAGATGTGCCAGTTTTTAAACCACTGAGGATAAGGCCTGTGGCgccttaaatatttaaacacctTTGTCATCTAGAGATGAACCGTTTTCCAGCTCCTTTTATGTGCAGACTGCTGTTTTGCAAAGGGATTTTGACCCCTGTATGGCAAACTTTCCATCTCCTGACAAAAGATTTGCTTATCATAggctgtctttcttttttcttggacTCCCCCCCAGTTCCCAGGATATGCAAACCAAAAGGTGAAAGCCCTTATTCTAGGTGTTTTTGATGTACCTGTTTGACATCTCCAAAATACGCCCATGCGCATAAATCCTTCTCTGGGTCACGCTGGCATAGCTCCGTGGAGTTCAATCAAGCCAGCCTGACTTTTGTTGGCTGGGATAATGGTCCATAGGTGAACATCTTTTGAACTGGCTGTCAGAGCGGTTGCCCTGGATGAAAGTCAGGAGACGTGCACTCCAGGGATGCTCCAGGGCTCTTGCTAAGGCGGGAGATGCTCTGCTGTGCCATAGAGAGGAACCGGCAGCCAGCTGCTTTGGGTGGTTTGCTTCCTCCCACGGCTGGGCTAGGGGTTGTGCAGGCTTGCTGCTGACAGTGTCCAGCTGCAGAGACTGgcctggtgctgcaggctgcccaggaggcACAAGTTGGCCACCTCCAGGTGTTGGTGCCAGGGGGAACCTCGGGAGCTGCACACCCTGATACCTGCATACCTCCAGGAGAGCTTGCTGTGCATGCTTCAGCACCTGTGTGTGTAACTGCAGGAGGGATCGTTCTGTGCAGCTTCTCATAATAGGGAAGGGGAGGCTGTGAAATGTTCTTCCCTTCAGCCTCCCAGAAAAGATCTATATTTAGTCACTGATAATCTCCGTTGTGGCTCTGTGCCTCTAATCCCCTGCTCCGGATTCCACCCTGGAGAAGATGAAAGGTGGAGCAATCGGCCTGACTGATGCGGTAGGCCAGCAGGATTACGGCACATCTCCCCTCCCTTTCCTATAGGATTGGCGTTGAAACTTCTTTGCTGGCTTGCAgtgccacagctgtgctgtgttgtGTGCGTGTGAAACCCCCGGGAAGGGAGTATCCTGGTTTTGCCAGGGATGTCATTGTGGGACTGCCTTTGCCACGGTCTGGGAACTTGCCTTGAATAAGTTAACGTGAGGTAGTGCTataggagcagggctggggggagtaAAATTAGtacttgtatttaaaacaggagagaaaaaaaaaaaggaaaaaaaaaaaagaggaggctGTTTCCCTCTGTGTGACTTGTATAtgctgcttccccctccccccccccttttagAAAAGAGCAGGTCAGAGGcactttgtggtttttttaatcaagtcAGTGTTTTCTGCTGACAAGGGGTGAGACATTTTACAGGGCAAAAACTCACCAGTTTGTGAAAATTGAGGCCTTCTGAGCATTTGCATCCTGAGTTCATCTTTTTAGTCTTAGCTGGGCTGTTTCATGGCTTTGGGGGGGAGGAAGCtttgaaatgctgcattttgttaCTCAAGAGCATGTCACTGATGGTCCCTGCTCTCTGGTGCAGAGGATGCCCGAAGCTGCAGTGCCAGGGATCCATCCCATCCCTTGTCCCTCAGGCAGGACCAGTTTAATGCAAAGGTTATTCTTCAGGTTTGGAAAGGCTGGTGAGGTGAAGAAGCCTCTAATTACAGGGGAGATGCCTCCTTCActctgtttgtttattttgcttttgtggagAAGTCCAGAGCAGCAACTCGAATATTTTCCCTCCTTGTTTCTTGCCCTGTGGTCTCTGTTTGTGTGTGGGGTGCTGACGGTGTTTAAGGGACTAGGCTGGCAGGGGGAAAGCTGCTTATCCCCCTTAATGCTCAGGTCCTCTGCTGCCCTCCGAAGCGATACCTTTTCTGAAGGCTGTGCCCTGGCCAGGGGTAACACTGGGATGGaagagagctgcagctctgcctggggatggggagggttGTGTGCTCCGCTCTGGGGCTGTTCTGGCTGGGCTTGTGGCTTCTTCTGAATGTTCTGTTTCTGGGAGCAGTTCAGGTGATGCTGGCAGAGATGCCAAGCCTGGGCTATGCTGAACCGCCAAGCCTAGCAGGTTCCCCTGTCCCCCGGTGTCGTGCTAAGGGGGAGCttttcccccagccctctgTGTTCAACTCAAGATAAGACTCCGCTCTGCTCCGCTCTCCGTTCAGTTCCTCTCCGCATGTGCTACGGTTGCAGGTTGTGTCGCCTGGGGAACTGCTGGGGTGCAGATTCTGTACATACTGACCGCTTTCCACCCTAGAAGTAGCAGCTTCAGTTTAACcctaaaattttttttctgttataacTTCAGCTGTTTCTCCACACCCAGGCTGCCTCTCCTGTAACCCACAGGGTCAGGTGTGCCCGGAACCCTTGCACCCAGCTGCCCCAGTGTTACTCCAGGCCTCCTCCTCTAACTgactctttctctctctctctctctctttttttttttttttttttttttttcctgtgggcaGGAAAAAGCTGACACTGCTGAGGGAGATGCTGGCAGGCTGTGGCGCAGGTACCTGCCAGGTGATCGTCACCACTCCCATGGAGATGCTCAAAATCCAGCTGCAGGATGCAGGGCGGATCGGTACGTGGGCTTCTCTTCCCTACATGCTGAGCAGGCACGGGGGAAAGGGCTGGGACTGGGCTGtcaaggcagggagggagggaatgaGCAGAGaaaacccttttctttccccctgctTTCCCAAGTCTGAGGTATCTGGGGCTGTAGCAGAAGTTTCTTCTCTTCCCACTTCACTTCCCCCCACTCTGCTCACCTGGCTTTGCAGAGGTCCCTGCAGATACAGAAGGTGATGATTTTGTTGCTCAAAGTGGCAGGCTGGGCAAGTGGAGCGGCAAAAGCTGCTGGTGGATGGAGAGAGACAGGAGAGATGACCGGGTGGTCAGCTTGTGAGTGATTGAAACTTGTTACTGTGCACCCAAGGAGGGATTAGCATCCTCCAGTGCTTTTCCTGGGGTGCTTCCTCCATCTCCGTGTCTATCTGATGTCTGTCCTCTCTCTTCCACCCCCCGTAGCACCTCCTAACAGCTTCCCAAGGGGATGTGCCCTTTCCCAATGATTTGCCTCCCCTCTTGCggtcttttcttcttcctgacaaaagcagcagctctctcAGCtgaaacagtaaataaaaatctctCGGCGCGCTGCATTCGGAAGAGGGTTGGGgtcaggggctgggggcaggagcaggcagaggcagcagggagtGTGAGCCTTTTGGCTGAAACGCTGTGGGGTGTTTCTGGTGAGAGCAGAGATCAGACTCTGGCACGGAGACCCTTTCCTCTGGAGCTGTTTGCTATCGCTTTAATCTCTTCCAGAGGTCAGCCCAGGGTATGGCCCTGTTCCCCAGGAGCCCTGCGTGACACTGTTAGATAGCACGTTTGGGGCCTTTCCTGGAAAAATGGGACAAATTGTCTAATCTCTCCTTCGATGTGGTTGGTATTCCTGAATAATCACGgatttactttttcctctctccgTTGTTTTTAATGCAGACCTTATCCTCTTTGCGcgtattattttaaaatgtttgaaggAATTAAGCCGTGGTTTGAGAGTTGGGAAGAGGTTTTTTGCcgctgggagcagcctgccGGCCCTCCGTGTGGGGCCAGCCCGGTGGTGTGCCAGTGGCAGCCGCAGCGTTGCCTGCAGGTTGACGTGCTCTCCATCTTCTGGCCAGAGAGCAGGAACGCAGCAGTTTCAAAAGGCTGGGGGAAACCAGGGGGTGTTCATGGATGTGGCTGAGGAATTCCCCAGGTTACCGATTGCTTTCAAATGAAGGAAGCGAAGGCCAGAACTACTGAACCTCTCAGTTATGAATATCTTTAGTTTGCCCTACTGGGGGCTCGGGGACATACCTGGAAGCAGGTACCGTCACCTGCTGCTCACGGCAGCCCCTTTTCGCTGCGCTGTGGAGGCTGCGTgtgccaggctgctcctgctTAGGTCGGTGGGAGAGTGCGGGCGACAGCCGTGTGGtgtggcagcagccagctccaagaccGGGACGAGCTGGGTTGTCTCAGCCCGAGGGAGATGGGCAGactgggagcagcagcctgcagttcACCGGGCTGGCCTTAGCCTGCGTGTTTTGGTGCTCTTGGAGATCTGCTTCTTCCTCGTCCCGTGGCACCGGGCAGCAAGAGGCTGCGGTTGGGCACCTTGCGGACTAGCACTCTCTCCGCTTCTCCCCAGCGGCGCAGAAGAAGCTGATGGCAGCGCAGGCCcagctctcctcttcctccgcggcgggggcggcggagCCCGTGGTGGAAACGCGCACCACAGCGACGCAGATCACAAGGGAGCTGCTGCGGAGCAAAGGGATCACCGGGCTCTACAAGGGCCTGGGAGCCACACTGCTAAGGTAGGGTGCTGTGGGCCCACGCGCAGGTGTTCCCAGTCTCCAACTAAAGCGCCAGCCATGGAGATGAGCCTGCAAAGGGggtgttgggttgggtttggttggtttccGTGCGCAGGTTTTGCAAATTAAAGAAGGGAAGGTGAGGGAGGCTGCCTTTTTGTTCCTGGAAGATttaattctgctgctttctgtggatGGTTTCTGTCTCCCCCGTGGTCTGTATTTTAACACTGCAGTGAAGTCCTCATGagtcagcaaagcaaaactgtcAGCCTGAGTCTCCAGAGCGTGAGACGGGCCCTGGGGCGTGTTGGATGCAGGGACCAGCACCTGCTCTGACACTTTGCCTGGGCACTGACAGAATAACTCCTCTAGCTTTAACAAAGGCAGAGCTAAAGCAATGCCcagtgaggggtgggggggtgggtagGCTGCAAACTGCCTGCAATTAGCAAAAGTGGATCAAATGATTGACCTCTGGATGTGCTGGGGTCTTCTGTTTGAGTGCTGAAAAACCAGGGGAGGCTGTTGACTCTGCTGGGCTGCATGCCTCCCGGGGGCCTTTGTGCAGCCAGTTTTGCCCCTGCTGGGCTCCGGCTCCTGTCCACGTTGCAGTTGCGGAGCTGGGGTGTCTGTTTCGCTCGTGGCTGTGCTGCCGTGTGATGCCTGCAGCCCATCCTTTGATGCTCAGTTTGTTGGTGTCCTGCTCCGAGTTGCTCAtccttgttctttcttcctctgcctccctccccactgcaGGGACGTCCCGTTCTCCATTGTTTACTTCCCGCTGTTTGCAAACCTGAACAAGCTGGGCCAGAAAGATCCCAATGTCAAGGCTCCGTTCTACGTGTCCTTCCTCTCCGGCTGCGTGGCGGGCAGTACAGCTGCAGTGGCTGTCAACCCTTGCGATGGTGAGTCCCGAGTAGCTTGTGCTGGTGGcctggtgcccagtgacaggccAAGTGACACGAGTGGGCTGGGTGAGGAGGACAGCGGCCGTGCCAGCGCATGGGGTGGTGCAGGAGGGGAGCTCTGTTGGCTGAGCTGCTTTGGCTGAGCTATACCGTCGGCCACGGCTTACACGGAGGTTTGCAGTACTCGCTAGGTGGGGCGGGAAGAGGGTGCCATTCATTTCAGTCATTCTTTGCAGGAATGGCTGTGAGAGTGCCCCTGAAAAGGCACCTTGCTGTGGGGAGTGATAGTACGCAGACCATTTACAAGCATGTGGTCATGGATGACCAGGGGGAGCCCCACATCTGTGGCCATCTCTCCTGCTCTACAGCATCTGCCTTAAACGCCACCTTGGTTTCTCTGCTATGAAAACCACCAGAAAGTGACTCCTCTCTCCCCAGCATTGCACACGCTCCGAGGTGtgaagaaatgtaaaagcaaCATTGTATATTTTAGCTATTTCCTCCAGGAGGAGCTGAGTATTTGAAAATCATCTCTCACTTTGCCGAAAGATCTGAATTTGGAAGCGTTTAAAGCTTAAGCCGGCTCTGGAAACTTCGGTCACAGTGAGGGGACGGCGTTGGTTTGGCGTGgctatgtttttcttttatccatTTGTAAACGAGTGGGTTTGGCTTCCCCTGTTTTGCtgataaaaacatgaaaacgGTCTGCGTTCTTGGTGATTTTTGACTGTGTTTCAAAGACATTGCTCTCAGGCTGGCTCTTGCCCGCTGAAGTGTGCTACGTTCCCAGCGCTCACCGCTGcctctgttctcttttttccccagtgatcAAGACGCGGCTGCAGTCGTTGCAGAGAGGGGTGAATGAGGACACCTACTCGGGGATCCTGGACTGCACCAAGTAAGACTCCTCATGAAGCATCAGACATacggcagctgctgctgccaggcaggcagTGCAGCTTCTGGAGCCAGCCAGCAGCTTCGGTGCTTCAGGTTCCCTCTGAACCTGTGCTGTCGCCTGTCTCTGTATGGATAGATACATGCCCAGATATATACTGTTCCTATTTTGAGCAAGGGGAATATTTAAACGCTTCTGTCCAAATCCCAACAGCCAGAGCACCGAGATTTTATTCCTGCAAGGGGAGGCAGTGCTGTGGTTGTCTCTCCCAAGGCCCTGTTGTCCGAGAACCCCACGGCGTTAAAGCCCGTATCCCTCTTGGACCGCTGTGAACCTCAGCCGTCCCCCGCCACGCGCTCTGACCTTTTGCTAAACTGTGGTCTGGCTGCTTCAGATCACGAAGGGAATGTCGAAACGCCAGCGCTCTGCCCCTGTATCGCTGTTGTAGCCAGCCTCTCGCCGTCTGGCTGTGTCCCGCGCTGAGGGTGGGCTTGGCCCCACCTTTGGAACTGGGGGACCTCTGGATGCAAGCACAGGGTTGCCTGAGCTGCACCTCCAGACccagagagatgctgctgcccctggcCAGACGTCAGGATGGGACCTGTTCCCGCACGGCCGTTGGCAGAGCGTGGGGAGGATGATCTGTGGAggcagtgccagccctggggtTTAGTTTctggagggaggcagaaagccAGGGCATGgccagaggctgtgctggcttGGTGGAGCGGTGGGGTGGACACTTACCTGGCTGTGCCGTTTCTCCCCAGGAAGATCTGGCAGAAGGAAGGGCCCACAGCCTTCCTGAAAGGGGCGTACTGCCGAGCCCTGGTCATTGCTCCTCTCTTCGGCATCGCACAAGTCGTCTACTTCCTCGGCATCGCAGAGTTTCTGCTGGACATGCTCCCCAAGCACCGGGCCTAGCCCTGGCGTGCCTGCGTGTGCCCTCCCGCCCTCCGCAGCGCTGAATTCATCCCCGTGTCCATCATCCGTGTCGATTGATGTCAGAGCAACAGCACAAAGGGTTCGCGCAGGGAATCTGAGGGGATGTGGTCTCCAGACGAGCAAATGCGGGAAGGGAGAATGTCCCTTTTCTGTCTTGGTCTGGAACCTGCCCCCTCCCGCTCCTTCCACGGACAATACCTAATTatgcatatctttttttttttttttcttccttttttttttttgtttgtttttaaattgtcatTCTTAAGGACACTGGTAAGCACAGACTGGGCTTGCAGACCCAGAAGTCTCCTCTGAGCcttggggaggaagagggatgGGAGAGAACTAACCTGAACCCTCACCCGCCCCagtccccctcttccttcctggaGCTGCCAGCTAtctgaggaggagctggaggggccGCTGTGTCCCCTCAGCCCCTCCTTGGCTCTGCTGGCCCCAGGTCGAGAGCGGGCGCTGCGCAAAGGGGGCTCGTCTCCTCGCTGCCAGGGGGTGGTGAGGCGGGATGCTGGATCCGGCAAGTCCCTTGGCCCAGAAACCTtcacccctcccttctccctttctcaaAAAGGAGTTGGACTCTAGATGAAGTTCTTGGAGATcggaggaagggaaagggatgGTTACTAttcatttttgtaataatttttgttttaaagcaaagggATGTCCCTCCTAACGAGATGTCACAGGCACATCCAGGTGAGGCGCAGAGATGCGAGTCTGCTCTGTAGGGAACATGTCTGTGGGATCACACAAATGTCCGAAGGTGCTTCCCTGcttggctgcaggcaggggagggagaagaactTGGGATCAAGTTATTTTTggttgggggggaggggggctggttttgttttttcttttatgtaggGGATGTGGGGAgggaaaaccaaacaacaagAAACCACTTACATTCCTTCAGCCTGCCCACCCTGGGGGTGATAAAGCGGTGGCTGCAGGTGTAGATTagctgattttattattattttttttcccagcctggccccaggtGCGTTAAAGGAAGTACCTGCTCCGCGTCTGCGGTGCCCAACCGTGGAGAGCCATGCTAGAAGTGCTGCACCTGTGTGCTCACCTTGCAAGGTGAAAACACGAGGTCTGGTTGTGCTTTGCTGTTTGACTTGGGCACGTTTGGTGCCAGCCAGCCTCGAAGAGGCGGAGGGCTGCCGCACCCTGAGCGAGGAGCTGGTTGCGTGCACGTGACGATGGGGTTGGGTCCCCTGGCTCACGAAAGCTCGTCATCCTGTTTGCTCCTTGGGTGGGTGATCGTCGCTGGGTGGCACATCCACACCTACAGCCTGCTCTGTCAAAGGGACGCTGCCCCAGCTCATGTCACTTGCCAGAGGACTTCCTCGTTCAGTGCGCTCTCCAGCTGTGTAATTAATCCTAGTTTTAATGATCGTAAGCGTCAGATCTACCAACCCAGCGTGATCTTCTCCATTATTTATTCCATTTGGTGCAATCCATCCAACTTTGGTGTTTAAATTAAACTGGTCGAGTTCActtttcattccttcttttcaCTTTGTTCTCCAGGCGCTTGCTTGGTGTTTGTGTTtcaaatgtatatttaaattaatttaaaaaaaaatatccctgtttttaatgtttaaaagaaaaccacctcTGTTTCAATGGTCTTGGGTTCAGTTTTTGCAAAACCTGTATGTTGAGGGCCTTCCTGATGCATCATTTCTCTCTTCGGAAAAGTTGTTCAGTGGCTGGTTTGTTACTTGTCACTTGGCCTACgtgaataattttctttatttttctctttttctctatGACTTCTCCGTGTATCTGGGAAGGAATCTGTGCAAAGATGATGATagatgtctgtgctgtgtgtagTGCTGTGATGCTGCTCTTGCTCTGGATTTCCCTTGGGTGgattaaaagagaaagattcttttttttttttttattgttattttattttttaaggtgccctgctccttgctgcttCGTGATCTACAAGGGTCACAAAAGAAACCTTGCCCGTAGAAGTGGGGGGGGGGTTCTGCTTGCCCTTCTGCCTGCAAGGGTTGCCCCCTGAAGCTGGGTGACTTGTGGCTGCAGGGGGGTGCAGGTTTGTGTTGTGGGGTTACCTGTGGCGGAAAAGTCGGTGCGGCGAAGGGCTGAGGTTTGGGGAAAGCTCTCCTTGTCCTTCtggatgcttttaaaaacctctttGTAACACTGACTTTGCCTACTGGAATCCCCAGCTGCTCTTgcaggctgctggagctggtgacCTGCACGGGGCTTTTAGCTGCTGGGACATGTCCCTGAGACAGGACAACatggggggtggcaggggatAGTGACTGTGGCCTCACAGGACCCCCgaaggcaggcagggtgctgctggccgggggggggaaaaaaaaaaaaaaaaaaaaaggttcaaaaTGGGACTTAATTTGTGATTAATTGACAGAAACCTCTAAGCATTGATTGCGTTATGGAGGGCCGAAAGTCAATAAATACACTTGGGGAAACACacctctgctcctctccaggcAGGTGCCGCTtgt encodes the following:
- the SLC25A22 gene encoding mitochondrial glutamate carrier 1 — its product is MADKQISLPAKLINGGIAGLIGVTCVFPIDLAKTRLQNQQNGQRMYTSMSDCLIKTIRSEGYFGMYRGAAVNLTLVTPEKAIKLAANDFFRHHLSKDGKKLTLLREMLAGCGAGTCQVIVTTPMEMLKIQLQDAGRIAAQKKLMAAQAQLSSSSAAGAAEPVVETRTTATQITRELLRSKGITGLYKGLGATLLRDVPFSIVYFPLFANLNKLGQKDPNVKAPFYVSFLSGCVAGSTAAVAVNPCDVIKTRLQSLQRGVNEDTYSGILDCTKKIWQKEGPTAFLKGAYCRALVIAPLFGIAQVVYFLGIAEFLLDMLPKHRA